A stretch of the Mycobacterium sp. ITM-2016-00317 genome encodes the following:
- a CDS encoding dihydrofolate reductase family protein yields the protein MRTLTAGMFMSLDGVVEAPDQWHFPYFDDDMGAAVDAQLGSADTLLLGRVTYDSFAGAWPEREAGGGEDAGFAKALGDARKIVVSRHDQQFTWRNSERLAGDLVAGVTALKNGPGSGAIAMSGSPSVVRQLLEAGLIDELHLLVHPIVVGKGARLFDEGAPIPLALLSSRAFGTGVLHLVYGPDPEARAGGYDDAKTHLPR from the coding sequence ATGCGCACGCTCACCGCAGGAATGTTCATGTCGCTCGACGGCGTCGTCGAAGCCCCCGACCAGTGGCACTTCCCGTACTTCGACGACGACATGGGCGCGGCGGTGGACGCCCAGCTCGGCTCGGCCGACACCCTGCTGCTGGGGCGGGTCACCTATGACAGCTTCGCCGGCGCGTGGCCCGAGCGCGAAGCCGGCGGCGGTGAGGATGCCGGGTTCGCAAAGGCCCTCGGCGACGCGCGCAAGATCGTGGTGTCACGCCACGACCAGCAGTTCACCTGGCGCAACTCCGAGCGGCTGGCCGGTGACCTCGTGGCCGGGGTGACCGCGCTGAAGAACGGCCCTGGCAGCGGCGCCATCGCGATGAGCGGCTCACCGTCCGTCGTCCGGCAACTCCTGGAAGCGGGGCTGATCGACGAACTGCATCTCCTCGTGCACCCGATCGTGGTGGGCAAGGGGGCGCGGCTGTTCGACGAGGGCGCGCCGATCCCGCTCGCGCTGCTGAGCAGCCGCGCGTTCGGCACCGGGGTGCTGCACCTGGTGTACGGCCCGGACCCCGAAGCCCGCGCCGGCGGCTACGACGACGCCAAGACCCACCTGCCGCGGTGA